Genomic window (Gammaproteobacteria bacterium):
CGTCGCTGGCGGAATGGCACCGCGTGCCCTTCTTCCACGTGCCACTCACGACGGAGACGAAGCCGCAGGCGGAATCGCGCCTGCTGGAGATCATCGACGACACCAAGGCGGAGCTGATCGTGCTGGCCCGCTACATGCAGGTGCTCTCCCCCGCCCTCTGCGAGCGCTTCCCCGGCCGGATCATCAACATCCACCACTCCTTCCTGCCGGGATTCAAGGGCGCCAAGCCCTATTTCGAGGCCCACGCCCGCGGCGTGAAGCTGATCGGCGCCACGGCGCACTACGTCACGGCGGACCTCGACGAGGGCCCGATCATCGAGCAGTCGGTGGAGCGTGTCGACCACAAGCAGTCGGTCGAGGACCTGGTGGCGGTGGGCCGTGACGTCGAGTGCCTCACCCTGGCCCGCGCCGTGAAGCTGCACCTCGAGCACCGGGTGTTCCTCAACGGGCGGCGCACGGTGGTGTTGCGCTGAGCCCGGGGGCGTTCCCTCAGGCGCTCTTGTGCGCCTTCACCACCGGCCGCAGCACCGCGGCAGCGTCCTGCAGGGCCTTCTCGGTGGCCGCCCAGTCGATGCAGGCATCGGTCACCGACACGCCGTAGCGCAGGTCCGCCAGCCGGGCGGGGATTTCCTGGTTGCCCCAGTTGAGGTGGCTCTCGAGCATGAGGCCGATGATGGAACGGTTGCCGTTGGCCACCTGCTCCACGCAGTCCTTCGCCACCAGCGTCTGCAACGCGGGGTCCTTGTTGGAATTGCCATGACTGCAATCGACGACGATGCGCGCCGGCAGACCGGCACCCTGCAGCGCCCTCTCGGCCAGCGCGATGCAGACCGAATCGTAGTTCGGCCGCCCGCCACCACCGCGCAGCACGATGTGGCCGTAGGCGTTGCCCCTGGTGTGGATCACCGCCGGGCGCCCGTCCTGGTTGATGCCGAGGAAATGATGCGGCTGGCGTGCGGACTTCAGCGCGTTGACCGCCACCTGCAGGCCGCCATCGGTGCCGTTCTTGAAGCCCACCGGCGTGGACAGGCCGCTGGCCATCTCGCGGTGGGTCTGGGATTCCGTGGTGCGCGCGCCGATCGCCGTCCAGCTGATGAGATCGCCCATGTACTGCGGCATCACCGGGTCCAGCGCCTCGGTGGCCGTGGGCAGCCCCATGTCCGCCAGGTCGAGCAGCAGACGGCGCGCGGTGCGGATGCCCTTCTCCATGTGGAAGGTGTCATCCATGTCGGGATCGTTGATCAGGCCCTTCCAGCCCACCGTGGTGCGCGGCTTCTCGAAGTACACGCGCATCACCACCAGCAGCGCATCCTGCACCGCCTCGGCCAGCGGCTTCAGGCGCCCCGCGTACTCCATGGCGGCGCCGATGTCATGGATGGAGCAGGGACCGACCACGACGAACAGCCGCGGGTCGATGCCGTCGATGATGTTCTGCAGGGCGCGGCGGCTGCGCACCACGGTTGCCGTGGCGGCACGCGCCGCCGGCAGCTGCGCCTTGATGGCCGCCGGCGGCGGCAGGTCCGTCTCGGAGACGACGTTGATGTTGTAGATTGAATCGCTCATGGGCGAATTGTGCCACCAGGCGGCGAGGATTGCCCGTTCCCTAGGCGGGCCGGGCAACGGCAGCTAGAATGGCCAGCCTCGGTCACCGGAGAACAAGAACATGGCCAATGCCTCCACCATGAAGCCCTTTGCCAGGGGTGACATCTTCGCCGGCTCCACGCTGCTCAACCGCAAGGACGACGATCACGCCGGCGACGGGCGCATCATCCAGTACGACAGCAACCTGCGGGAGAAGGGCGTGCTCTGGACCGAGGGCACCACGCACCTCGTCGGCGGCCTCGCCTTCGCGCCGGACCGCACGCTGTGGGCCTTCGACAGCAACAGCTTCACGGTCATCCGCGTCAGCCCCGAGGGCAGGCAGCTGCCGCGGATCCGCTTCGCGGACCGCGCGTTCTCCAACATCAACTTCGCCGCCGATGGCACCATCTACCTGGGCGAGCACCTGGTCGGCAACACGGTGCGCCTGCGCCCCGGCAGCACGCTGGGCACGACGCTGCCGAAACTGCCGGGCACCGACCGCTTCGGCGATGGCCGCCTCTACCAGTTCACGCAGGACGGCAAGCTGCTCCGGGAATTCGCCACGCCCGTCCACGGCGGCATGCCGGGCTTCCTCGGCCTGACCGGCGCAGCGCTGCGCGCCGACGGCAAGACCATGCTCTACCTCTCGGAGCTCTCCGACAGCATCCGCGTCTACGACCTGGTCAACGACAGGCCGCTGCCGAACCTCGTCACCTATCCGCCGGAGAGCGGCACCATGGTGATCTCCATCATGTACACACCCGACGGGCGGCTGCTGCACGTCCGCGCCAAGGGCAGGGAAGGCTTCTTCCTCGACCAGCTCAGCGAGACCGGCGAGGTGATCCGCAGCTACACGCTGCCCGGTCCCGGCTGGGCGAACATGGGCAAGTCCATCGAGAAGGACACCATCCTCATCGGCAACTTCTTCACCGGCCAGCTCGGCAAGTTCAGCCTGGCGAGCGGCGAGATGCTGGCGACAGCGGAGACGGGCACGCAGCGCTCGCTGGCGGGGCTGGCGCAGTTCGCCGGCTGATCAGACCTCGTCGAACTCGGGCCGGTAGCTCACCTGGCCGCGCACGCCGGCCAGTGCGCCCGGGTGCAGCTCCGCCACCATGAAGGCGTCCTCGGGCACCACCCACTTGCAGCGGATGCCGCGTTCGGCGGCCGGACGGAAACCGAAGCGCCGGTAGAAGTCGGGGTGGCCGAGCACCACCACCGCATCGATGCCGCGTCCGGCACAGTCCGCCAGGCCCTGCTGCATCAGCAGCGTGCCGATGCCCTGCCCCTGCCAGAACGGCGCGATGGCCATCGGCCCCAGGCCCGCCAGGCGCTGCCTGCCGGCATGGGTGACCTCGCTGAACACCACGCAGCCGGCGAGCTCGCCATCGGCCTCCGCCAGCAGCACCACGGTGTCGGGCCAGGCCCGCAGGCGCCCGACCAGCACCGCCTCGGACTCGCGGCCGAATGCCTGTGTAACCAGCGCATGCAATGCCGGCGCGTCCGCTGCCTGCGCGGGGCGCAGCACGATCTCAGGCGCCGGCACGGCGCACCGCGGCTGGCCGGCAGCGACTGCAGGCCGCTACCAGGGCAGCTCCTTGCCGCTGTAGTCCCAGAAGCGGCCGGTGTTGTCGGCGGTGAGCTGGTCGCTGATGCGCATGAGGTCCTTCACCGCGTCCTCCTTCGGGCGCAGCATGGCCTTGGGCAGACTGGCGAGCATGTCCGTATCCACCATTCCAGGATTGATGTTGGCCACCAGCAAGCCCTTGCCCTTCTGCGACAGCGCGACGTTGCGCATCTCCATGTTCAATCCGGCCTTGCTCGTGCGGTAGAAGTAATTCCGCGGATGGGTCACGCTGCCGATCGATCCCTCGCTGCTCGAGATGTTGATCAGCTTCTTCTGCTGGCTCGCCAGCAGGTTGGGCAGGAAGGCCTCGGCGATCTTCAGCGGTGCGATGGTGTTGGTGCGCAGGATGCGCTCGAACATGTCCCAGTCGGAATGCTTGCCGAAGTTCTGGTCCTGCATCGAACCACTGATCCCGGCGTTGTTCACCAGCACGTCGATCGGCTTGCCCTGGTACTTCGCGGCCAGCGCATCGACCTGGGCGAAGTCGGTGACGTCGAGTGTCTCGATGACCACCCGCGGATTGGCCTCGGCCAGCGCCCTGAGGTCGGCAGCCTGCGCGGGGTGGCGCGCCGTGGCGATGACGTTCCAGCCCCGGGCCGCGGACTGGCGCGCGTACTCCAGGCCGATGCCGCGGTTGGCGCCGGTGATGAGGATGGTGGGTGCCGGGGCATCGGCGGCGCGGACGGCGCCGGTGACGAGCAGCAGGGCCCCGAGGATCGCGGCAAGGCGTTGCAAGGCGGTCATGTCGGTCTCCGGTTGGTTCAGGCGGTGGAAGTCCTGCCGTCATCCTAACCGCCGCGGGAGCGCCCGGTGCCGGCGGCGTCAACTTGCCGCAGGCCGGCCCGGCCGCATCAACCCGCCGGCCGGCTCAGCGCGAAGGCGGGCGCAGCAACGTTCCGGCGAAGCCCTGGTCGAGCAGGGCCTCCAGTTCCCGCGCCGGCACGGCCTTGCTCCAGAAATATCCCTGGCCCTGGTCGACACCGGCGGCGCGCAGGAAGAAAGCCTGCTCCCAGCTTTCCACGCCCTCGGCGACGGTGCGCAGTCGCAACGCCGCGGCCAGGCCGACGATGCCGCGGAGCATGCGCGCGGCGGCCCGGTTCTCGAGGATCGG
Coding sequences:
- the purU gene encoding formyltetrahydrofolate deformylase, which translates into the protein MRCRPTVYRFTGSTRAMHVLTIVCPDTTGIVAAVAGYLSAQGIFIDESSHFGDPQTRRFFMRTRFTPAGSFSRTAFAEGFRPIAERFGMQWQVHDLKVLPRVLVMVSRHDHCLNDLLYRYRTGALAMQIPAIVSNHMDLASLAEWHRVPFFHVPLTTETKPQAESRLLEIIDDTKAELIVLARYMQVLSPALCERFPGRIINIHHSFLPGFKGAKPYFEAHARGVKLIGATAHYVTADLDEGPIIEQSVERVDHKQSVEDLVAVGRDVECLTLARAVKLHLEHRVFLNGRRTVVLR
- a CDS encoding 3-deoxy-7-phosphoheptulonate synthase, which codes for MSDSIYNINVVSETDLPPPAAIKAQLPAARAATATVVRSRRALQNIIDGIDPRLFVVVGPCSIHDIGAAMEYAGRLKPLAEAVQDALLVVMRVYFEKPRTTVGWKGLINDPDMDDTFHMEKGIRTARRLLLDLADMGLPTATEALDPVMPQYMGDLISWTAIGARTTESQTHREMASGLSTPVGFKNGTDGGLQVAVNALKSARQPHHFLGINQDGRPAVIHTRGNAYGHIVLRGGGGRPNYDSVCIALAERALQGAGLPARIVVDCSHGNSNKDPALQTLVAKDCVEQVANGNRSIIGLMLESHLNWGNQEIPARLADLRYGVSVTDACIDWAATEKALQDAAAVLRPVVKAHKSA
- a CDS encoding WD40 repeat domain-containing protein — translated: MANASTMKPFARGDIFAGSTLLNRKDDDHAGDGRIIQYDSNLREKGVLWTEGTTHLVGGLAFAPDRTLWAFDSNSFTVIRVSPEGRQLPRIRFADRAFSNINFAADGTIYLGEHLVGNTVRLRPGSTLGTTLPKLPGTDRFGDGRLYQFTQDGKLLREFATPVHGGMPGFLGLTGAALRADGKTMLYLSELSDSIRVYDLVNDRPLPNLVTYPPESGTMVISIMYTPDGRLLHVRAKGREGFFLDQLSETGEVIRSYTLPGPGWANMGKSIEKDTILIGNFFTGQLGKFSLASGEMLATAETGTQRSLAGLAQFAG
- a CDS encoding N-acetyltransferase, which produces MVLRPAQAADAPALHALVTQAFGRESEAVLVGRLRAWPDTVVLLAEADGELAGCVVFSEVTHAGRQRLAGLGPMAIAPFWQGQGIGTLLMQQGLADCAGRGIDAVVVLGHPDFYRRFGFRPAAERGIRCKWVVPEDAFMVAELHPGALAGVRGQVSYRPEFDEV
- a CDS encoding SDR family oxidoreductase yields the protein MTALQRLAAILGALLLVTGAVRAADAPAPTILITGANRGIGLEYARQSAARGWNVIATARHPAQAADLRALAEANPRVVIETLDVTDFAQVDALAAKYQGKPIDVLVNNAGISGSMQDQNFGKHSDWDMFERILRTNTIAPLKIAEAFLPNLLASQQKKLINISSSEGSIGSVTHPRNYFYRTSKAGLNMEMRNVALSQKGKGLLVANINPGMVDTDMLASLPKAMLRPKEDAVKDLMRISDQLTADNTGRFWDYSGKELPW